Proteins encoded by one window of Vitis vinifera cultivar Pinot Noir 40024 chromosome 10, ASM3070453v1:
- the LOC100853373 gene encoding uncharacterized protein At4g19900 — translation MCEEKKHRSSDAEAHSLAVQRLKQCQRPLSTSILVLCLFLSVGYNGFRIFYVKLPFLADAQVGDSNKSPENAAGGTQAKTKWSSSSAKLSSSSLLYAVKEEQPPVIRKIRLPPLKKLESSDLPVKDSSLNTPRGVPKRGSVLKILRPGNRSRWFSGRVKEFFGDSSCKFRFFMTWISSLESFGEREFFTVESMFKSHPNACLVIVSNSLDSSGGTQLLNPFGEKGFRVIAVSPDFDYIFKNTMGEVWFNRLKKRKINPGEISLGQNLSNLLRLALLYKFGGIYMDTDFVVLKSFSGLRNVIGAQTMDLATGNWSRLNNAVMIFDEQHPLLLKFIEEFALTFNGNKWGHNGPYLVSRVVSKISGRTGFNFTVLPPPAFYPVDWSKIPSFFKGPRDKPHSKWLAGKLLHVRMQSFAVHLWNRHSNNLKVEKGSIMDHLVSDSCVFCNSSVSAL, via the coding sequence ATgtgtgaggaaaagaaacacaGGAGCTCCGATGCTGAAGCGCATTCTCTTGCTGTTCAACGCTTGAAGCAGTGTCAAAGGCCTTTGTCTACTTCCATTCTCGTTCTCTGCCTCTTTCTCTCGGTGGGCTACAATGGGTTCCGTATATTCTATGTAAAGCTTCCTTTTTTGGCTGACGCACAGGTGGGGGACTCCAATAAGTCGCCGGAGAATGCTGCCGGGGGAACGCAGGCAAAGACGAAATGGTCGTCTTCTTCGGCGaagctttcttcttcttctttgttgtATGCAGTGAAAGAAGAGCAACCTCCGGTAATCCGGAAGATCCGTTTGCCCCctttgaagaaattggagagttCGGACCTACCCGTCAAGGATTCTTCCCTGAATACGCCCAGAGGGGTCCCGAAAAGAGGTTCAGTGCTCAAGATTCTGCGGCCCGGAAACAGGTCTAGATGGTTTTCTGGGAGAGTGAAGGAGTTTTTCGGGGATTCTTCGTGCAAATTTCGGTTTTTCATGACTTGGATTTCTTCATTGGAGTCGTTTGGTGAGAGGGAATTTTTTACAGTAGAGAGTATGTTTAAATCACACCCAAACGCTTGTCTGGTTATAGTTTCGAATTCCTTGGATTCTAGCGGGGGAACACAATTGCTAAATCCTTTTGGGGAAAAAGGATTCCGAGTAATCGCGGTTTCTCCTGATTTTGATTATATATTCAAGAACACCATGGGCGAAGTGTGGTTTAATAGGTTGAAGAAACGGAAGATTAATCCTGGTGAAATTTCACTGGGTCAAAACCTCTCCAATTTGCTTAGACTTGCATTATTGTACAAATTTGGTGGAATTTACATGGACACAGATTTTGTAGTATTGAAGAGTTTCTCAGGTCTGAGAAATGTGATAGGAGCACAGACCATGGATCTCGCAACCGGAAACTGGAGCCGGTTGAATAACGCAGTGATGATCTTTGATGAGCAGCACCCCCTTCTTCTGAAATTCATTGAAGAATTCGCACTCACATTCAATGGGAACAAGTGGGGTCACAATGGTCCTTACTTGGTTTCAAGGGTTGTTTCAAAGATCAGTGGAAGAACCGGATTCAATTTCACAGTCTTGCCCCCTCCTGCATTTTATCCAGTTGACTGGAGTAAGATTCCCAGTTTCTTCAAGGGGCCGAGGGATAAGCCCCATTCTAAGTGGTTGGCTGGAAAGCTCCTACATGTTAGGATGCAAAGCTTTGCAGTGCACCTGTGGAACAGACACAGTAATAATCTCAAGGTGGAAAAGGGTAGCATCATGGATCATCTGGTGTCGGATTCTTGTGTCTTCTGCAATTCATCAGTGTCAGCTTTGTAA